A window of Exiguobacterium sp. Helios genomic DNA:
TTCGAAGACGTGCGGCGACATGCCATTCGTCCCATTTCATTCCGGGAGAAATAAACAGTTTGTGGGCACCGCCATAATAACGGGCTGCCGTTGCCAAGGCATCATTTCGCAACTTAAATTGAACCGCGTAATAGATGATGACGATCGCAATCAGAATCGGGAAAATGACGATTGTTGCACGGGTCAATAACCAAATACCGAACGCACCGTAATACATCGTGAACAGATAGGGATCAAACGTATTGATGACGCCCCACCCAATCCAGGTCTTCTTGAACGGATGAAGTGCCTGCGTACCGTAAGCATTAAACAGATCGACGAAGACATGAAGGGCGACAGCAATCTGTGCCATCAGCCATAATGAAGTTGGTGGAACGCCGAACAGGGCGCCGATGACAATCGACAGTAACAACGGCCAGGCAATCAAGGCAATCAAACCATGGGATTTACCACGGTGTTGTCTCAGGTAGGCACTGTTACCTTTAAATTTAAATACAGTATCAAAGTCTGGAGCATGGGAACCGACCAACGCCGTCGTCGTGACAGCCGCAAACAGCGTAGCGCTTGCAGCGACATCCGGTTCAAGTGTAGAAATGGCGGC
This region includes:
- a CDS encoding metal-dependent hydrolase — its product is MDTGTHIGMGLCLAAISTLEPDVAASATLFAAVTTTALVGSHAPDFDTVFKFKGNSAYLRQHRGKSHGLIALIAWPLLLSIVIGALFGVPPTSLWLMAQIAVALHVFVDLFNAYGTQALHPFKKTWIGWGVINTFDPYLFTMYYGAFGIWLLTRATIVIFPILIAIVIIYYAVQFKLRNDALATAARYYGGAHKLFISPGMKWDEWHVAARLRNEYAVVKINSGTVVECGNFRIKNEPHGDELYDIVKENADLQAFLEFSKIHTYTVSRKDGIVEYRFTNLRYFTKEVYPFVAVVRVDATSRQIVSSYTGWVFSERTLQKKLFVPAL